A single window of Culicoides brevitarsis isolate CSIRO-B50_1 chromosome 3, AGI_CSIRO_Cbre_v1, whole genome shotgun sequence DNA harbors:
- the LOC134834565 gene encoding protein fork head, with amino-acid sequence MTMNDHNIKMQKLYPETSISASSAAVSMAGAGNISPMTPTYSMNSMGMSAMASVSPQSNNFGSLSAVSAAGMGSMSAAAAMNSMSNNCMSSTPIGYGSMGSPLGNMGSCMGGSMGANLTSMGGYSSMANSRELGDGGSPNSAVMQRVRAEKPTTYRRSYTHAKPPYSYISLITMAIQNNPHKMLTLAEIYQFIMDLFPFYRQNQQRWQNSIRHSLSFNDCFVKVPRTPDKPGKGSFWTLHPDSGNMFENGCYLRRQKRFKDEKKEVIRSLHKSPSHSMDAISPGKKDHMHDDHHRDHKNGHDTHGMLNSHGKDADTLAMLHATADLCLAQQSHTQHGGGSHHHHHHQQLQQAEELSAMVNRCHPSLLSEYHSMHQHLKQEPSGYTPSSHPFSITRLLPTESKADLKMYDMSQYASYNALSPLPNSHPALNQESYYQSIGYHAPAGTTSL; translated from the coding sequence atgacaatgaatgatcataatataaaaatgcaaaaattatatcCTGAAACTTCAATTTCTGCTTCAAGTGCGGCAGTATCAATGGCAGGTGCAGGTAATATAAGTCCAATGACGCCTACATATAGCATGAATTCAATGGGAATGTCCGCCATGGCTTCCGTTTCACCGCAGTCAAATAACTTTGGCTCACTTAGTGCAGTATCAGCTGCGGGAATGGGCAGCATGAGTGCTGCTGCTGCCATGAATTCCATGTCGAATAATTGCATGTCATCTACTCCAATCGGTTATGGATCGATGGGATCTCCTCTGGGAAATATGGGATCATGTATGGGTGGCAGTATGGGTGCTAATTTGACATCCATGGGTGGATATTCGTCGATGGCTAATAGTAGGGAGTTGGGAGACGGCGGTTCACCAAATTCGGCCGTCATGCAACGGGTACGTGCCGAAAAACCCACAACATATCGACGTAGTTATACACATGCGAAACCACCATACTCATATATATCATTAATTACAATGGCAATTCAAAATAATCCACATAAAATGTTAACATTGGCGgagatttatcaatttatcatGGATCTGTTTCCCTTCTATCGTCAAAATCAACAACGGTGGCAGAATTCCATTAGGCACTCTCTAAGTTTCAATGATTGTTTCGTAAAGGTTCCTCGTACGCCAGACAAGCCTGGAAAGGGTTCCTTTTGGACTCTGCATCCCGATTCGGGAAACATGTTTGAAAATGGATGTTACTTGAGACGCCAAAAACGATTCAAGGATGAGAAAAAAGAAGTAATACGTTCATTGCATAAAAGTCCATCACACAGTATGGATGCCATAAGTCCTGGAAAAAAGGATCATATGCATGACGATCATCATAGAGATCACAAGAATGGACATGATACACATGGCATGCTGAATTCGCACGGTAAGGATGCAGATACACTAGCAATGTTACATGCTACTGCAGACTTATGTTTAGCTCAACAATCTCATACACAGCATGGTGGTGGCTCacaccatcatcatcaccatcaGCAATTGCAACAAGCAGAGGAATTATCGGCTATGGTCAATAGATGTCATCCGTCGTTGCTAAGTGAGTATCACTCAATGCACCAACATTTAAAGCAGGAGCCATCCGGTTACACACCATCTAGTCATCCATTTTCCATAACTCGTCTATTGCCCACCGAATCAAAAGCAGACCTTAAAATGTACGATATGAGTCAATATGCCAGCTACAATGCCCTCAGTCCTCTGCCTAACTCGCATCCTGCACTCAATCAGGAGTCATACTATCAGAGTATAGGTTATCATGCGCCAGCAGGTACGACCAGCTTGTGA